A single genomic interval of Candidatus Eremiobacterota bacterium harbors:
- a CDS encoding tetratricopeptide repeat protein codes for MQNDGYAIEREAYELRRSGLRKESLADYRRASEAFRMAGDTAGEAHALRHAADVLSEMGSLEEAEEVYRETLELYRTHDAKPLDLANAVRAYAVLLDKRGGDADPLWTRALELYERIGIAAGIKECRQRLEHPRGRP; via the coding sequence ATGCAAAACGATGGATATGCGATAGAACGAGAGGCGTACGAACTGAGGCGCAGCGGCTTGCGGAAGGAATCTCTCGCTGACTACCGGCGCGCCTCCGAAGCATTCAGAATGGCTGGGGACACTGCTGGTGAAGCTCACGCATTGCGCCATGCCGCCGATGTGCTGAGCGAGATGGGGTCGCTTGAAGAGGCGGAGGAAGTTTACCGCGAGACGCTTGAGCTGTACCGAACTCACGACGCGAAACCCTTGGATTTGGCGAACGCCGTGCGCGCCTACGCTGTGCTGCTCGACAAGCGCGGAGGTGACGCCGACCCATTGTGGACCCGTGCGCTTGAGCTCTACGAACGAATCGGGATTGCAGCCGGCATCAAGGAGTGTCGGCAACGGCTGGAACATCCGCGGGGCCGGCCCTAG
- the tsaD gene encoding tRNA (adenosine(37)-N6)-threonylcarbamoyltransferase complex transferase subunit TsaD, which yields MLLLGIETSCDDTATAVVRDGVRVLSNVSTSQDEFHAKYGGIVPEIASRRHAALLSAAVDDALTRAGVPLGELHGIAVTAGPGLIGSLVVGVAAAKGLAFATGLPLYAVNHLHGHIFAAFLERDEPPPYPFLALLVSGGHSQLVEVHSPTNLRVIGKTRDDAAGEAYDKTARLLDLPFPGGPALDALARDGDPKAIAFPRHRPDEGSLDMSFSGLKTSVRYFLESDEGKHVRREDVAASFQAAVVDVLIDRTARALDRGDYNALVLSGGVAANSALQHAFVQLARRRKLPHFVPERRFCTDNAAMIAAAAEHRAGLARADALTLVADPNLAFA from the coding sequence GTGCTGCTGCTCGGGATCGAGACGTCCTGCGACGACACGGCGACCGCGGTCGTCCGCGACGGCGTGCGCGTGCTCTCGAACGTCTCGACCAGCCAGGACGAATTCCACGCCAAGTACGGTGGGATCGTCCCCGAGATCGCCTCGCGCCGCCACGCGGCTCTGCTCTCGGCGGCGGTCGACGACGCGCTGACCCGCGCCGGCGTCCCCCTCGGCGAGCTCCACGGGATCGCGGTGACCGCCGGGCCGGGCTTGATCGGCAGCCTCGTCGTCGGCGTCGCCGCTGCGAAGGGGCTCGCGTTCGCGACCGGCCTCCCGCTCTATGCGGTCAACCACTTGCACGGTCATATTTTCGCCGCATTCCTTGAGCGCGACGAACCGCCGCCGTACCCGTTTCTCGCGCTGCTGGTCTCCGGCGGCCACTCGCAGCTCGTCGAGGTGCATTCGCCGACGAACCTGCGCGTGATCGGCAAGACGCGCGACGACGCCGCCGGTGAAGCCTACGACAAAACGGCGCGGCTGCTCGATCTTCCGTTCCCGGGCGGACCCGCGCTCGACGCGCTCGCGCGCGACGGCGATCCCAAAGCGATCGCGTTTCCACGGCATCGCCCCGACGAGGGTTCGCTCGACATGAGCTTTTCCGGACTCAAGACCTCGGTGCGCTACTTTCTCGAATCGGACGAGGGGAAGCACGTGCGCCGGGAAGACGTCGCAGCATCGTTCCAGGCGGCGGTCGTCGACGTGCTGATCGATCGCACCGCGCGCGCGCTCGACCGTGGCGACTACAACGCGCTCGTCCTTTCCGGCGGGGTCGCGGCGAACAGCGCGCTGCAACACGCCTTCGTGCAGCTCGCGCGCCGCCGCAAGCTCCCGCACTTCGTCCCCGAGCGGCGCTTCTGCACCGACAATGCCGCGATGATCGCGGCCGCCGCCGAGCATCGTGCGGGGCTCGCGCGCGCCGACGCCCTCACGCTCGTCGCCGACCCGAATCTCGCCTTCGCATAA